One window of Diabrotica undecimpunctata isolate CICGRU chromosome 8, icDiaUnde3, whole genome shotgun sequence genomic DNA carries:
- the LOC140448634 gene encoding uncharacterized protein, with the protein MEKIAFFIFMGFMHYAYILRPPYSQDTFECVLPKFETVIQEQIKCGQNYTPPVDVMRILHRRNQRPYGFVTDRCSLRPGLDDCFESSINLVSDCFNSSNLQGLETWKKIDNEVTEYVCKNNSEVAYELFLIADGRCHIEQVTDALDHCVPLLELNATIYDIQGLTQSCKNSKDFSTCFIKDLRKACSETVIEIASTLIKILGSHLCPKQDVNLV; encoded by the exons atggaaaaaattgcgttttttatttttatgg gttttatgCATTATGCTTACATATTGAGGCCACCGTACTCTCAAGATACGTTTGAATGTGTACTGCCAAAGTTTGAG ACTGTAATACAAGAACAAATAAAATGTGGCCAAAACTACACGCCACCAGTTGATGTGATGCGTATTTTACATAGAAGAAACCAAAGACCATACGGATTTGTTACCGACCGTTGTTCTTTACGACCTGGATTAGATGACTGCTTTGAAAGTTCAATAAATTTGGTTTCAGATTGTTTCAATTCCAGCAATTTGCAGGGATTGGAAACTTGGAAAAAAATAGATAACGAAGTAACCGAGTATGTTTGTAAAAATAATTCAGAGGTAGCATATg AACTGTTTTTGATCGCAGATGGTAGGTGCCATATAGAACAAGTAACCGATGCACTAGATCATTGTGTACCACTTCTAGAGCTAAATGCTACTATATACGATATACAGGGCCTTACTCAAAGTTGCAA GAATTCTAAAGATTTTTCCACCTGCTTCATAAAGGACTTGAGAAAAGCATGTTCCGAAACTGTAATTGAAATAGCATCCACCTTAATCAAAATCTTAGGGTCACATTTATGTCCTAAGCAAGATGTTAATTTGGTTTAA